One Pongo abelii isolate AG06213 chromosome 12, NHGRI_mPonAbe1-v2.0_pri, whole genome shotgun sequence DNA segment encodes these proteins:
- the GAREM2 gene encoding GRB2-associated and regulator of MAPK protein 2 isoform X1 has protein sequence MEKLAAGLAGLRWSMGAFPLDLIVSRCRLPTLACLGPGEYAEGVSERDILLIHSCRQWTTVTAHTLEEGHYVIGPKIDIPLQYPGKFKLLEQARDVREPVRYFSSVEEVASVFPDRIFVMEAITFSVKVVSGEFSEDSEVYNFTLHAGDELTLMGQAEILCAKTTKERSRFTTLLRKLGRAGALAGVGGGGPASAGAAGSSGGGGARPVKGKMPCLICMNHRTNESLSLPFQCQGRFSTRSPLELQMQEGEHTVRAIIERVRLPVNVLVPSRPPRNPYDLHPVREGHCYKLVSIISKTVVLGLALRREGPAPLHFLLLTDTPRFALPQGLLSGDPRVERLVRDSASYCRERFDPDEYSTAVREAPAELAEDCASPRRTRLCLPAPRAPGLARASGPLAPAPAGEGDQEYVSPDWAAAPEPAAPPAEIPYEELWAHQGPEGLIRPPPGPDLISFGAAGPPRREPEAPPPPVPPKSEAVKEECRLLNAPPVPPRGGNGSGWLSSSPPVPPRFPKLQPVHSPSSSLSYYSSGLQDGAGSRSGSGSPSPDTYSLYCYPCTWGDCKVGESSSRPAPGPLPSTTQPSQASRALTEPLSGRAASLLGADTPVKTYHSCPPLFKPSHPQKRFAPFGALNPFSGTAYPSGPSAASSSGPTTTSGLVATSGPAYSPGPASPGQAYSAAPPSSCAPSSSSSSEWQEPALEPFDPFELGQGSSPEPELLRSQEPRAVGTPGPGPHLSPLGPPKAFEPEGLVLRQVPTPLSPAALQGPEAGGTRLFLTQGRLEGPPASPRDGAAGFGVRDASWQPPADLSALSLEEVSRSLRFIGLSEDVVSFFARERIDGSIFVQLSEDILADDFHLTKLQVKKIMQFIKGWRPKI, from the exons GGAAGTTCAAGCTCCTGGAACAGGCCCGGGATGTGCGGGAGCCAGTGAGGTACTTCAGCAGCGTGGAGGAGGTGGCCAGTGTCTTCCCTGACCGCATCTTCGTGATGGAAGCCATCACCTTCAGCGTCAAG GTGGTGTCGGGCGAATTCAGCGAGGACAGCGAGGTGTACAACTTCACGCTGCATGCGGGCGACGAGCTCACTCTTATGGGCCAGGCGGAGATCCTGTGCGCCAAGACCACCAAGGAGCGCTCGCGCTTCACCACCCTCCTGCGAAAGTTGGGCCGGGCGGGGGCGCTGGCCGGGGTGGGCGGTGGCGGCCCGGCGAGCGCGGGGGCCGCGGGAAGCAGCGGCGGCGGGGGCGCCAGGCCGGTCAAAGGCAAGATGCCCTGCCTTATctgcatgaaccaccgcaccaaCGAGAGCCTGAGCCTGCCCTTCCAGTGCCAGGGCCGCTTCAGCACTCGCAGCCCGCTGGAGCTGCAGATGCAGGAGGGCGAGCACACGGTGCGCGCCATCATCGAGCGCGTGCGGCTGCCGGTGAACGTGCTGGTGCCCAGCCGGCCGCCGCGCAACCCCTACGACCTGCACCCGGTGCGGGAGGGTCACTGCTACAAGCTGGTTAGTATCATCTCCAAGACGGTGGTGCTGGGGCTGGCGCTGCGCCGCGAGGGCCCGGCGCCGCTGCACTTCCTGCTGCTCACGGACACGCCGCGCTTCGCGCTGCCGCAGGGCCTGCTGTCCGGGGACCCGCGCGTCGAGCGCCTGGTGCGCGACAGCGCCTCCTACTGCCGCGAGCGCTTCGACCCCGACGAATACTCCACGGCCGTGCGCGAGGCGCCAGCCGAGCTCGCCGAAGACTGCGCCAGCCCGCGCCGCACGCGCCTCTGCCTGCCCGCGCCGCGCGCCCCCGGGCTCGCCCGCGCCTCCGGCCCGCTAGCGCCGGCTCCCGCCGGCGAGGGCGACCAGGAGTACGTGAGCCCCGACTGGGCAGCCGCGCCCGAGCCCGCCGCGCCGCCCGCCGAGATTCCCTACGAGGAGCTGTGGGCCCACCAGGGGCCCGAGGGCCTCATCCGGCCGCCCCCAGGGCCCGACCTCATCTCCTTCGGGGCCGCGGGACCGCCGCGTCGGGAGCCGGAAGCGCCGCCGCCTCCAGTCCCTCCCAAATCCGAGGCG GTGAAGGAGGAGTGCCGCCTGCTCAACGCCCCTCCAGTGCCTCCACGGGGTGGCAATGGCAGCGGCTGGCTCTCCAGCAGCCCCCCGGTTCCCCCTCGCTTCCCCAAGCTGCAGCCGGTACATTCCCCCAGCTCCAGCCTCTCCTACTACTCCTCTGGCCTCCAGGATGG GGCGGGTTCCCGCAGTGGCAGTGGCTCCCCATCGCCGGACACGTACTCCCTCTATTGCTACCCATGCACCTGGGGAGACTGCAAGGTGGGCGAGTCCTCTAGCCGCCCAGCCCCCGGTCCCCTACCCTCAACCACACAGCCCAGCCAGGCCTCCCGGGCCCTCACAGAGCCTCTGAGCGGTCGAGCCGCCTCCCTTCTGGGGGCTGACACCCCTGTTAAGACCTACCACAGCTGCCCTCCTCTATTCAAGCCCTCCCACCCCCAGAAGCGCTTTGCTCCGTTTGGAGCTCTCAACCCTTTTTCTGGGACTGCCTACCCCTCAGGACCTTCAGCGGCCTCCTCTTCTGGGCCCACAACCACCTCGGGTCTTGTGGCTACCTCTGGCCCTGCGTATTCACCAGGCCCAGCCTCGCCAGGCCAGGCCTATTCAGCTGCTCCCCCCTCCTCCTgtgccccctcctcctcctcttcttctgaaTGGCAGGAACCAGCCCTGGAGCCCTTCGATCCCTTTGAGCTGGGGCAGGGCAGTTCTCCAGAGCCTGAGCTGCTGCGTTCTCAGGAGCCCAGAGCAGTGGGGACACCTGGGCCTGGACCCCACCTTTCACCACTTGGCCCCCCCAAGGCCTTTGAGCCTGAAGGTTTGGTGCTGCGCCAGGTCCCCACCCCACTGTCACCAGCTGCTCTGCAGggacctgaggcaggaggaacacgaCTTTTTCTAACCCAAGGGCGCCTGGAAGGGCCTCCTGCCAGTCCCCGGGATGGAGCCGCAGGCTTTGGAGTCCGGGATGCCTCCTGGCAGCCCCCTGCTGACCTGTCTGCGCTCTCCCTGGAAGAGGTCTCTCGCAGTCTGCGTTTCATCGGGCTCTCAGAGGATGTGGTGAGCTTCTTTGCCCGAGAACGCATCGATGGTAGCATCTTTGTGCAGCTCAGTGAGGACATCCTGGCGGACGACTTCCACCTCACCAAGCTGCAGGTCAAGAAGATCATGCAGTTCATCAAAGGCTGGAGGCCCAAGATCTGA